In the genome of Burkholderia sp. PAMC 26561, the window CGACGGCCGCCTGATCGACTCATCGTCCGATCGGTTTGCCGATGTCGACAACCCCGCCACCGCTGAGATCATCGCCCGCGTCACGCTCGCGTCCCGGGACGACGCGCTCGCCGCCGTAGAAGCCGCATCGCGGGCGCAGAAAACGTGGCGCAAGCTGAGTTCCATCGAGCGCGGGGAGCATTTGCGCCGTTTCGCCGATGCCATCGTTCAGCGCGCGCCGCAAATTGGCGCGGCGCTCGCGCTGGAATCGGGCAAAAGTGTGGCGGATTCGGAAAACGAAGCCCGCTACGCCGCCGATATCACCCGCTATCACGCCGAATGGGCACGCCGGATCGAAGGCGAAGTCATCCCCAGCGACACGCTCAACGAAAACCTCGTGCTGCATCGCGAGCCGATTGGTGTGGTCGCCTGCCTGATCCCGTTCAACTACCCGGTCTACACGCTCTTGCGCAAGGTCGCTCCGGCGTTGATCACGGGCAATACGGTCGTGGTACGGCCGAGCAACAACACGCCCATGTCCGCTTTCGAAATCGCCGAAGCCGCGCGTCAGGCGGGACTGCCGGCCGGCATCTTCAACGTGCTTGCAATGGACCACACTACGGCGGCCACGGTCTGCACGCATCCGGCCGTCGGCATGATCACGCTCACCGGCAGCGTGAACGCCGGGCGCATCGTGCTGGACTACTGCAAGGCGAACATCGCGAAACCTTCGCTGGAACTCGGCGGGAAGGCGCCCGCGATCATCGAACCGGATGCCGACCTCGAAGCGGCAGCGAGCGCGATCGTCGGATCGAAGACCACGCATTGCGGCCAGTTGTGTACCGCCATGGAACGCGTGTATGTCCACGCAAGCGTGCACGAGCGCTTCGTCGAATTGCTGCGCGCGAAGATGAGCGCCGTGAGTTTCGGCGACCGGTCGATGGACGCATCGAAGATGGGACCGCTGGTGAGCCGCTCCGCCCAGCAAGACATTCACGCGATGGTCCAGCGCGCCGTGGCCGAAGGCGCTACGGTCGCGACCGGCGGCACGCTGCCCGACACCGCTGGCTATTTCTACCCGCCTACGCTGCTGCTCGATTGCCGCCACGACATGGAAATCGTGCGCGAAGAAATCTTCGGCCCGGTGCTGCCGGTGATCTCGTACGGCACGCTCGACGAAGTCCTCGCGATGGCGAACGACCATCAGTACGGGTTGTCGTCGGTGCTTTATACGGAGAACTATCGCACCGCCATGCGCGTGGCCAATGAGATCGAAGCCGGCGAGCTGTACGTGAACCGCACGCCCGCCGATCCGTATCAAGGTTTTCACGCTGGCTGGAAACGCTCGGGACTCGGCGGCGATGACGGCAAGCACGGGATGCTCGAATTCACGCAGACCCGCCTCGTGGTCATGAAGTACTGATTTTTCCTCAACCTGCATGAATCGATAAAAAAACAGCGCGCCTCAAAGCGTGCTGAAGGAGACGTATTGTGGATAAAACCTTGACCGGCGTCACGCCGGCAGTCATCGAGACAAGCCGGTCGCAGCGTTACATCCAGCTTATGTTGCTGGTTGTCGCCGCTGGCGCGATCTACCCGTTGCTCTATCTGCGTCAGGTGTACCAGACGCCGATGCTCGAGTTTTTTCACATCGACAATAGCCAGCTCGGGTATCTGTATTCCGTCCTCGGCACGGTTTTCCTGCTGAGTTATCTGCCGAGCGGCTGGCTTGCCGACCGCATCGCTCCGCGTTTCCTGATCTGTTTTTCATTGATCGCAACCGGCGCGCTCGGGCTCGTTTATTCGACCGCGCCGAGCTTCGGGATCCTGCTGGTCGTATTTTGCTGCTGGGGCTTGACCACCGGCCTGACCTTCTGGGCATCGATTCTGAAACGCGTCAAGACCATCGCCGCGCACGACGAACAAGGCCGTTTCTTCGGCTTGCTCGATGGCGGCCGCGGCCTGATTGAAGCGCTGCTTGCGACCATCGCGCTCGTGATCTTCGCCACCGCCACCGAAAAACACGGCTTGCCGACGAACGTCGGTTTCCGCTACGTGGTCTATTTGTATTCGACGTTTTGTATTGGACTTGGGTTGCTCATGGCGCTGGTGAAGGAACCGCCCGCGACACCGCAGGAGCTTCAGCAAGCCGCCGACAACCGCACGCAGAAACACAACCTGTGGCGCGATCTCGTCACGCTGATGCGCATTCCGCAACTCTGGCTGATGGCGGCCATCGTGTTCTGCGGATACCAGATTTTCTGGGCGACCTATAGCTTCTCTGCGTACCTGCAAGTGGGCGACCTGAAGATGACCGTCGTGATGGCGGGCACGCTCACCACGCTGAAACTCTGGATGCGGCCGGTTGGCGGTATCGGCGGCGGCTATCTCGGCGATCGTTTCTCCACGCTCGGCGTACTGACCACCGCGCTCTTTCTCGCCGCGATCGGGCTCGTGGCGCTGGCCGTGCTGCCGACGCTGCATATAGCACCGCACGTGGGCGTCGCGGTGATCGCAGTTGTCGTGCTGGTCATCGGCATTCTGACCTACGCGATTCGCGGCCTCTACTGGTCGCTACTCGACGATTGCGGCATCCCATTGCGCATCACGGGCCTGGCGATCGGCCTGGTTTCGTTGATCGGTTACTCGCCCGATGTCTTCCTGCCGCTCGTGAACGGCTGGACCACCGAGCATTTCCCAGGCCTTCCCGGCTATCAGATCTATTTCTCCTATATCGCTGCAATCAGCGTGGTTGGCGGTGTGGCCGCCCTCGCCCTGACGCGCATGCGCAAGACTGTCACAAAGGACGCCATCCGATGAAAATCGTCTCCCTCGAAACGCATTTCGTAGCCGTGCCGCCGCCGCATCTCGGCGGCATGTACTGGATCTTGTTGAAGCTCAAGACGGCTTGCGGCATTGAAGGCGTGGGTGAGATCTATTCGGCGACGTTCCATCCGAAAGCGATGGCGCACATCATCGACGACGTCTTCGGTCGCTATCTGCAGGACCACGATCCGCATCACGTCGAGCGCTTCTTCCGCGAAGCCTATTCGAGCGGCTTCACGCAACGCCCCGACCTCACGATGATGGGCGTCGTCAGCGGCCTCGAGATGGCATGCTGGGACATCATCGGCAAGGCGGCGGACAAGCCGGTCTACGAGTTGATGGGCGGGCTCGTGAACGAACGGCTGCGCTCGTACACCTACCTGTACCCGAAAAACGCCGCCGGCGAATACGATTACGACGACGTCGACCTGGCCGCCGACTGCGCAGTGAAGAACGCGGACCTCGGCTTTACCGCCGTCAAGTTCGATCCCGCCGGTCCCTACACGGCCTATTCGGGCCACCAGATATCGCTCGACGTACTGGAACGCTGCGAGACCTTCTGCAAGCGCATCCGCGAAGCCGTCGGCAATCGCTGCGACCTGCTGTTCGGCACGCACGGGCAGATGGTTCCATCGTCGGCAATTCGTCTCGCCCAGCGGCTCGAAAAGTACGACCCGTTGTGGTTCGAAGAACCCGTTCCGCCCGGCCAGGAAGACGCGATGGCGCAAGTTTCGCGGCATACGAGCATTCCAATTGCAGCCGGCGAACGGCTCACCACCAAATATGAATTCTTCAAGCTGCTGCAAGCGGGCGCGGCATCGATTCTTCAACTGAACGTTGCGCGCTGCGGCGGTCTGCTCGAAGCCAAGAAGATCGCGACGCTCGCCGAGGTCTACTACGCGCAGATCGCACCGCATCTCTACAACGGGCCCATTGGCGCTGCCGCGAGCATCCAGTTGGCCGCGTGCACGCCGAACTTCCTGATCCAGGAAAGTATCGGCACGTGGGACGGGTTCCATGCGCAGATCTTGAAGACGCCGATTCAGTGGGAAGACGGTTACATCATCCCGTCGAAAGCGCCGGGACTCGGCGTGGAACTGGACATGGATGTCGTGCGCGCGCATTCCCCTTACACCGGCGAACGTCTGCATTTGCAGATGGCGTCGAAACCCGCCGATGTACGGGATTCTTCTCCGGCCAGAGGCTGAGGCGAGCGATCAGATATGACTTACGACTAC includes:
- the aldA gene encoding aldehyde dehydrogenase — translated: MRTYRNFIDGRLIDSSSDRFADVDNPATAEIIARVTLASRDDALAAVEAASRAQKTWRKLSSIERGEHLRRFADAIVQRAPQIGAALALESGKSVADSENEARYAADITRYHAEWARRIEGEVIPSDTLNENLVLHREPIGVVACLIPFNYPVYTLLRKVAPALITGNTVVVRPSNNTPMSAFEIAEAARQAGLPAGIFNVLAMDHTTAATVCTHPAVGMITLTGSVNAGRIVLDYCKANIAKPSLELGGKAPAIIEPDADLEAAASAIVGSKTTHCGQLCTAMERVYVHASVHERFVELLRAKMSAVSFGDRSMDASKMGPLVSRSAQQDIHAMVQRAVAEGATVATGGTLPDTAGYFYPPTLLLDCRHDMEIVREEIFGPVLPVISYGTLDEVLAMANDHQYGLSSVLYTENYRTAMRVANEIEAGELYVNRTPADPYQGFHAGWKRSGLGGDDGKHGMLEFTQTRLVVMKY
- a CDS encoding MFS transporter, producing MDKTLTGVTPAVIETSRSQRYIQLMLLVVAAGAIYPLLYLRQVYQTPMLEFFHIDNSQLGYLYSVLGTVFLLSYLPSGWLADRIAPRFLICFSLIATGALGLVYSTAPSFGILLVVFCCWGLTTGLTFWASILKRVKTIAAHDEQGRFFGLLDGGRGLIEALLATIALVIFATATEKHGLPTNVGFRYVVYLYSTFCIGLGLLMALVKEPPATPQELQQAADNRTQKHNLWRDLVTLMRIPQLWLMAAIVFCGYQIFWATYSFSAYLQVGDLKMTVVMAGTLTTLKLWMRPVGGIGGGYLGDRFSTLGVLTTALFLAAIGLVALAVLPTLHIAPHVGVAVIAVVVLVIGILTYAIRGLYWSLLDDCGIPLRITGLAIGLVSLIGYSPDVFLPLVNGWTTEHFPGLPGYQIYFSYIAAISVVGGVAALALTRMRKTVTKDAIR
- a CDS encoding mandelate racemase/muconate lactonizing enzyme family protein, which codes for MKIVSLETHFVAVPPPHLGGMYWILLKLKTACGIEGVGEIYSATFHPKAMAHIIDDVFGRYLQDHDPHHVERFFREAYSSGFTQRPDLTMMGVVSGLEMACWDIIGKAADKPVYELMGGLVNERLRSYTYLYPKNAAGEYDYDDVDLAADCAVKNADLGFTAVKFDPAGPYTAYSGHQISLDVLERCETFCKRIREAVGNRCDLLFGTHGQMVPSSAIRLAQRLEKYDPLWFEEPVPPGQEDAMAQVSRHTSIPIAAGERLTTKYEFFKLLQAGAASILQLNVARCGGLLEAKKIATLAEVYYAQIAPHLYNGPIGAAASIQLAACTPNFLIQESIGTWDGFHAQILKTPIQWEDGYIIPSKAPGLGVELDMDVVRAHSPYTGERLHLQMASKPADVRDSSPARG